In Streptomyces hawaiiensis, one genomic interval encodes:
- a CDS encoding lamin tail domain-containing protein, producing MSAFDSVTARRIAAAALTAGALVSVVTLPASAADHARPERSKVKISDVQYDSPGRDDRSNRSLNREWVEITNTGRRSVNLDGWTLQDEDGRTYTFDHYRLEGRATVRVHTGIGRDTDSDLYQDRRHYVWDNRSDTATLRNDRGRFIDDESWGHHRHGGHHR from the coding sequence TTGTCCGCTTTCGATTCCGTCACCGCTCGCCGTATCGCCGCCGCCGCGCTCACCGCCGGCGCTCTCGTCTCGGTGGTGACGCTGCCGGCGTCCGCCGCCGACCACGCCCGCCCCGAGCGGTCCAAGGTGAAGATCTCGGACGTCCAGTACGACTCCCCCGGCCGGGACGACCGCTCCAACCGCTCCCTGAACCGCGAGTGGGTGGAGATCACCAACACCGGCCGCCGCTCTGTCAACCTCGACGGCTGGACCCTTCAGGACGAGGACGGGCGCACCTACACCTTCGACCACTACCGCCTGGAAGGCCGCGCCACGGTCCGCGTCCACACCGGCATCGGCCGCGACACCGACAGCGACCTGTACCAGGACCGCCGCCACTACGTCTGGGACAACCGCTCCGACACCGCCACCCTCCGCAACGACCGCGGACGCTTCATCGACGACGAGTCTTGGGGCCACCACCGCCACGGCGGTCACCACCGCTGA
- a CDS encoding Imm1 family immunity protein has translation MTNRKVQAYFRREHGDNPVLLQGSSDVDDLIEALRAGGPSENLASLHHAERPLMPAGVPDHELLVGVDAGSQVGVLAFMDDGNFVSLDPLKGSGEVSYSIMGNATEFPESSELPVALVRQAVNEFLCSGGQRPKCVQWQEPEFW, from the coding sequence GTGACCAACCGTAAGGTGCAAGCCTACTTTCGGCGTGAACACGGAGATAATCCGGTTTTGCTCCAAGGCTCGAGCGATGTTGACGACTTGATCGAGGCGCTCCGTGCTGGCGGTCCGTCGGAGAACTTGGCGTCGTTGCACCATGCGGAACGTCCGTTGATGCCTGCGGGGGTTCCCGACCATGAGTTGCTGGTTGGGGTCGACGCAGGATCGCAGGTCGGAGTCCTCGCCTTCATGGACGACGGCAACTTCGTTTCGCTCGATCCCTTGAAGGGGTCGGGGGAGGTCTCCTACTCGATTATGGGAAATGCGACTGAATTTCCAGAAAGCTCAGAACTTCCTGTCGCTCTTGTGCGGCAGGCGGTAAACGAGTTTTTGTGTTCCGGTGGGCAGCGTCCGAAGTGCGTCCAATGGCAAGAGCCGGAGTTCTGGTGA
- a CDS encoding IS5 family transposase produces the protein MADRRAYPSDLSDARWELIESVLSAWRFERRRRALDFGRPPEHDLREIMNAILYVDRTGVQWRYLPHDFPNWNTVYGYFAKWQSDGIFAQLNGLLRELVRLQEGKNRHPSACVIDAQSVKTSTSAPARTQGIDAGKKIVGRKRTIITDTLGLLLAVLVTAAGVQDSTAGRTLLEQAATDYPTLRKIWVDGGYRKHFVEHAAALDIDLEIVQRTPGSRGFTPIPKRWTVERTYGWLMLHLRLACDYETHPHRSEAMIHLAMTDLMARRLTAENTVSWRDPTSPDQIRIPG, from the coding sequence ATGGCCGACCGTCGTGCGTATCCGAGTGATCTGTCCGATGCCCGCTGGGAGTTGATTGAGTCGGTCCTGTCCGCGTGGCGCTTCGAGCGTCGGCGTCGGGCCCTGGACTTCGGTCGGCCGCCCGAGCATGATCTGCGCGAGATCATGAACGCGATCCTGTACGTGGACCGCACCGGGGTGCAGTGGCGCTACCTGCCTCACGACTTCCCGAACTGGAACACGGTCTACGGCTACTTCGCCAAATGGCAGTCCGACGGCATCTTCGCCCAGCTCAACGGCCTCTTACGGGAGTTGGTGCGTCTACAGGAGGGCAAAAACCGTCACCCCTCGGCCTGCGTGATCGACGCCCAGAGCGTGAAGACCTCCACTTCCGCCCCTGCCAGGACACAGGGCATCGACGCGGGCAAGAAGATCGTGGGCCGCAAGCGCACCATCATCACGGACACCCTCGGCCTGCTGCTCGCGGTGCTGGTCACCGCGGCCGGCGTCCAGGATTCCACCGCTGGCCGCACCCTCCTGGAGCAGGCCGCCACCGACTACCCCACCCTGCGCAAGATCTGGGTCGACGGCGGCTACCGCAAGCACTTCGTCGAGCACGCCGCAGCCCTCGACATCGACCTCGAAATCGTCCAACGCACCCCTGGGAGCAGGGGGTTCACCCCTATCCCGAAGCGGTGGACGGTCGAGCGGACCTACGGCTGGTTGATGCTGCACCTGCGTCTGGCTTGCGACTACGAAACCCATCCGCACCGCTCCGAAGCCATGATCCATCTCGCCATGACCGACCTCATGGCCCGCCGCCTCACCGCAGAGAACACCGTCTCTTGGCGCGATCCGACATCACCGGATCAAATCCGCATACCGGGATGA
- a CDS encoding DddA-like double-stranded DNA deaminase toxin: MSGNKRADAELIDIVNDRLRKAGFLKGAAKSARASDVEQKMAATMIRDGVDKAELVINNPAGPCAQPLGCHRVLDAILGKRQLTVHWPNGKGGWEGWT; the protein is encoded by the coding sequence GTGAGTGGGAACAAGAGGGCAGACGCCGAACTGATTGATATAGTCAATGATCGTCTCCGCAAGGCGGGATTCCTGAAAGGGGCTGCAAAGTCTGCTCGTGCAAGCGATGTCGAACAGAAAATGGCCGCTACTATGATCAGGGATGGCGTAGATAAGGCGGAACTCGTAATAAACAATCCAGCTGGACCATGCGCGCAGCCGCTCGGGTGTCATCGCGTACTCGACGCCATCTTGGGCAAGAGGCAGCTCACTGTACACTGGCCCAATGGAAAGGGCGGCTGGGAGGGTTGGACCTAG
- a CDS encoding LamG domain-containing protein, which produces MRAFSTDGTFTREAAASVSHPKGVWTHVAAVHDTAAKKVHLFVNGKREASADAGTPWSAEETWRSAG; this is translated from the coding sequence ATCCGCGCGTTCTCCACCGATGGCACCTTCACCCGGGAAGCCGCGGCCTCGGTCTCGCACCCAAAGGGAGTGTGGACCCATGTGGCGGCTGTGCACGATACGGCGGCCAAGAAGGTCCACCTCTTCGTCAACGGCAAGCGTGAGGCCTCGGCGGACGCCGGCACGCCCTGGTCGGCCGAGGAAACCTGGAGATCGGCCGGGTGA
- a CDS encoding RHS repeat-associated core domain-containing protein, giving the protein MTAAVRSNKSGTNTLTYLTGDHHGTSSLAISADTSQTFTKRYTTPFGAERGEPAGDITTWPDDDKGFLGKTRDESTGLIHIGAREYDPTLGQFLSVDPVLNPSEVQSLNGYSYANNSPATLADPTGLDPCGGLKCGHPGDKCSDPDIYCYGENPDGTADITGPVPGSGGAANGASNSDAGTSTTNSTNPTPAPSPGPDPVPGPYKQQISDPALNALKWVFSQLFGESDPALNCTDDGSYCGYVNLQENVVPWAPGPGWARALGVGKGAAGLKEFATRVIPKFVEGGATNWGRFYFFRSRDSAREWEQEGRRRTD; this is encoded by the coding sequence GTGACGGCTGCCGTTCGCTCGAATAAGTCCGGTACCAATACCCTCACCTACCTCACCGGCGACCACCACGGCACATCAAGCCTCGCCATCAGCGCCGACACCAGCCAGACCTTCACCAAGCGCTACACCACTCCCTTCGGCGCAGAACGAGGAGAACCCGCTGGCGATATCACCACCTGGCCCGACGACGACAAGGGCTTCCTCGGAAAAACCCGAGACGAGTCAACGGGCCTGATACATATCGGCGCTCGCGAATATGACCCCACACTCGGACAGTTTCTCTCTGTCGACCCCGTCCTCAACCCCTCGGAAGTACAGTCCCTCAACGGCTACAGCTACGCGAACAACTCCCCTGCGACACTGGCTGACCCAACAGGCCTCGACCCATGCGGTGGCCTCAAGTGCGGACACCCGGGCGATAAGTGCAGCGATCCTGACATTTACTGCTACGGCGAGAACCCAGACGGTACTGCCGACATCACGGGTCCGGTCCCGGGGAGCGGCGGTGCGGCCAACGGCGCATCCAATAGTGATGCGGGCACGTCCACCACGAACAGCACAAACCCCACCCCGGCTCCTAGCCCAGGTCCAGACCCAGTTCCCGGCCCGTACAAGCAGCAGATAAGCGATCCTGCTCTCAACGCGCTTAAATGGGTCTTCAGTCAGCTCTTTGGGGAGTCCGATCCAGCGCTTAATTGCACTGACGACGGATCATACTGCGGATATGTGAATCTCCAAGAGAACGTCGTCCCATGGGCTCCAGGACCGGGATGGGCGCGCGCCCTGGGTGTCGGAAAGGGTGCCGCAGGACTTAAGGAGTTCGCCACTCGTGTAATCCCGAAGTTCGTTGAGGGTGGAGCGACAAACTGGGGTCGGTTCTACTTCTTCCGGTCACGCGATTCGGCTCGTGAGTGGGAACAAGAGGGCAGACGCCGAACTGATTGA